DNA sequence from the Penaeus vannamei isolate JL-2024 unplaced genomic scaffold, ASM4276789v1 unanchor5331, whole genome shotgun sequence genome:
atcatgaaaataatgacagtaatgataataataactataattattattcagtccacttataattAAATAGaagccagaagtaaaaaaagcccaaaaaatgaaaaaacggcaattctaattatgaagattttaatcatgatgataatgactataatgataataatcatgaaaataatgacagtactgataatattgataataattattggatccatttataatgaaataaaggccagaagtaataaaatcccaaaagtcgaaaaaacggcaacatctagcgtattacggccttttgagagaaatgtcaaaaaaaacttttttcgctttttaatggttattatgaggattttaacattaatttaggtaattatgatgattctcatgataattcctttattattgacaataatggcgataattatgatgataataacaatgataataacaataatattgttattatgtaatgttaacaataataataataataataacaagtcataactataatgataattttgatactgcaataattaactctatttcaataattttcatactaatgatggcaatagaaataatatcattatcattgtcattataattattattattgtcattattattattaaaattatcattattgctattatcattatgtatatatagttataatgataaaaatagcaataataattagcataataattatcataactgcaataatgataataataatcatgataatgactataattataataatcatgaaaatatgacaggaatgataataataattattattattcagtccatttatattggaaattatgttgattttcatgataatggcaataataatgataaaatcattaatcataatgataattttgataattactgcaacaatagcaataattaactctattccaattattttcatattaataatggcaataaaaataataacatctttatcattattattattattattgtcattattatttctaaaattataattattatcattatataaatagttaaaatgataaaaatagcaataataattagcataataattattataactgcaataatgatgctaataataatgataatcatgatgactataatgataataatcatgaaaataatgacagtaatgataataatgataattattattcagtccatttataatgaaataaaggccagaagtaataaaatcccaaaagtcgaaaaaacggcaaaatctaccgaaatacagccttttcagagaaacgtcgaaaaaaactttttcgctttttaatggtaattatgaggattttaacattaattcagggaattatgatgattttcatgataatttctttaatattggcaatagaaataataataacaaccttatcattgtcattataattattattattgtcattatcatttctaaaattatcattattaatatcattatataaagagttaaaatgataaaaatagcaataataattagcataataactattataacagcaataatgatgatggtaatgataatcatgatgatcatgatgataatattaatgaaaataatgactaatgataaaaatgataataattattattcactccatttataatgaaataaaggtcaggagtaataaaatcacaaaagtcgaaaaacggcaaaatctagggagAGTTACGTCGTAAaaaccccttttcgctttttaatggtaattatgaggattttaacattaattcaggtaactatgaggattttaacattaattcaggtaattatgatgattttcatgataattcctttattattgacaataatgatgagaattatgataatagagacaatgataatgacaataataatgataaaatcataattataataattttgataattactgcaataatagcaataattaactctattccaataagtttcatgctaataatatcaatagaaataataataacattattatcattttctctaaaattaatattattgtcattattatttctaaaattatcattattgctattatcattatgtaaatagttataaagctaaaaaaagcaataattattagcataataattattatacctgaaataatgatgataataataaagataagcatgaggataatgactataatgataataataatgaaaataatgacagtaatgaaaataatgatgataataattaatatatatataatatatatgtgtgtgtgtatatatgtatatatatatatagatagatagatagatagatagatagatagatagatagatagatagatagatagatagatagatagatagatatatatatatgtatatatatatatatatatatatatatatatatgtatgtatatatgtatatatgtatgtaaataaataaatatatatatatatataaatatatatatatatacatatatacatatatatatatatatatatatatatatatatatatatatatataatgtatatatatataatgcatatatatatatatatatatatatatatatatatagatagatagatagatagatagatagatagatatagatatagatatacatatacatatttatatatttatatatttatatgtatatatatatatatagatagatagatagatagatagatagatagatagatagatagatagatagatagagagatagagagatagatacatagagagatagatgtatatatatatgtatatatatatatatatatatatatatatatatatatatatatatatatatatgtgtgtgtgtgtgtgtgtgtgtgtgtgtgtgtgtgtgtatatatatatatatatatatatatatatatatatatatatatatatatatatatatatatatatatatttccacaatagatgttccacgggggaaacggattcttataataaacaggaggaccaggacagcaggaaaccacatcttgcgtatattcatttatttattgagctttcggacatcattaactgtgtccatcatcagaatctgcatgtaagagaatacaaatgatctagactaatattgaataataattacaaaggcaaataagaacaaacaaaatggaaataatagtaaacgcaaaacatataaaacacaagttgattaccaacataagacataaaaaaaggaatattgggcttacgtattttctccgtaggtgtagtgtgaagtatgtgtctttgtcatgttgacatgacagcagtttgcggaggtttgaatgtctggatgtccgttgtgagtgggggtgtggggggtggagggggtaagggataacctgtgtaaattacttcagtgtatatagagtaactgaactttcattgttatttaagttgggttttatttctttgatcagtagtgattctaagattcttaaatctattaagtcttgtgtttttctcactattgaaaagtcctcgaattttactttatgatttgttttgagtgaatgatcccggataagtgagtgcatgggagatgatagcggacgtaatgtccgataagagactcctttgtgctcgcaatatctcatctttagattccttgatgttgaacctatatatctagcgttacagctagaacatttgtaagagtacactatgtttgagcacagatgtttaggaaaagggtcttttgtcggaaagaacgaacgaattgttctggaatttgtgaagatcattctgaagttgatttgtgggaaatggttgcttagtagtttctgtagttgttttcgtaagacaaagcttgtgtgtccatagcatggtagtttaaggtatcggatatcccgaggtacattgtaattcattggttttggacagagcatcttatttaagaataaccttatttgtttttggataacagacattggaaatttgtttttcaaaaagaaggtttctaagaattgtagttctttgttaatggaatgccagtctgaacaaatatgaaaacatctgtacaacaaagttctgatagcattgattttaaacatcatgggtagaaaggataaataatttaaaccactaccagtgaaggtaggttttctgtacacggaggttttaaaggttttatcatcacgttcaagcctgatatccaaaaaagacaatgagttgtttacttcgacttcagaggtaaactgtatgttgacatgttttgagttgacataatctaaaaacatttttacatgtgaaacatcattaaacagtaggaatacatcatcaacatatcttttatacattactggtttaaaatgcgatgggcagtctgctaaccacttactctcgtgatggcataaaaacgcgtttgcgagagttgggcctagcgggctacccattgctacaccatcaatttgggagtacaattgattgttgaacatgaaaattgcatcttctacgaataattttaacaatttcttgaattggtctcttgtaaggttatgcacattatcagtattctcaaataatctgtttgtacaaatatccattgtttctttcaaaggtatgtttgtaaataaagactgtatgtcaaaactagccattataacattgttttcaagactaattgtagacaactgctttgcaaaatcaaaagaattatggacagtgtattcattggtagttataggcttgagaattggcactaagaattttgctagattataattaaatgtttttaaagCTGACAAGATAGGTCTGATCGGCACATCGGGTTTATGAATTTTTGGTAGTCCATATAACATTCCAGGTAAAGAGCCAGATGCTCTGAGTTGATTATATGTATCAGAAGAAATGGCGTCACTGTCTTTCAAACATTTTAGCATTCTATTCAGTTTGTCCTCTAATTGAATGATTTTAGAAAAGGGCTCATTTCCTAACATTTTAAATTTTGTATGGTCTGATAGCAATATATTTACTTTAgtgatatattcatttctctccaatATCACAACACCTTTTCCTTTGTCAGGTCTGGTTATTATGATGTTGGGGTCTTCCTTTAAAGATTTCAAAGCATTGTATTTGGCTTTGCTAAAAGATGGTAACCAGTGTGTATGTCTTTTGAAGTCATAGAACGTCTCATTTGCTAAACTGGCAATTTTCTCAAAAACTTTCAGTTTGGCAGATTCAGAGTTGTCAATAATTTGGCAATTATTAACAGTATGACAAAGACGTTCAAAGGCTAGAAAGTGGTCAGCGAATGATGGTGATTTGCACGGTAAAGCAAAGTCAAGACCTAAAGATAGTAGCTTTGTTTCATCCTCAGAGAAATTTCTATTTGAGTAATTAAATATTACTTTGCTGCTATCAACTTCATATTCTGGAGTTAAGCCAAGATTGTGCAGTTTTCTTAAATGTCTAGTCTTAATTCTAAcaagatctttatcattgttcctcGTTAATAAACCCTTAAGGCAATTAAAatcaaggaaggaggtgagatttCTTAAATTTTGAAGTAAGAGAGGATATTTACCACTTTCGTGAGCCAGTTGTTTAGTCTTTTGCCTAATTTCATAGTTTAGAAGCTTGAAAAGCCATGATCTATATATTTTAGTGTCAGTGAACCTATGGTTATACACTTTGAACTGTAAAAACTTAGGAATAATGTTATAATTCTTACAGGTTTGGAGAAATTCTATGTCCAGATTTAATTTCTTAATCTTGAAGTCCGTCTTCTCAGTCTCTCGATATTTCAGCAGAACTGGTCGGCCATAACGGTTGGAtaatatttccacaatagatgttccacgggggaaacggattcttataataaacaggaggaccaggacagcaggaaccacatcttgcgtatattcatttatttattgagctttcggacatcattaactgtgtccatcatcagaatctgcatgtaagagaatacaaatgatctagactaatattgaataataattacaaaggcaaataagaacaaacaaaatggaaataatagtaaacgcaaaacatataaaacacaagttgattaccaacataagacataaaaaaaggaatattgggcttacgtattttctccgtaggtgtagtgtgaagtatgtgtctttgtcatgttgacatgacagcagtttgcggaggtttgaatgtctggatgtccgttgtgagtgggggtgtggggggtggagggggtaagggataacctgtgtaaattacttcagtgtatatagagtaactgaactttcattgttatttaagttgggttttatttctttgatcagtagtgattctaagattcttaaatctattaagtcttgtgtttttctcactattgaaaagtcctcgaattttacttcatgatttgttttgagtgaatgatcccggataagtgagtgcatgggagatgatagcggacgtaatgtccgataagagactcctttgtaaATATCCTCTCTTACTTCAAGATTTAAGaaatctcacctccttccttgatTTTAATTGCCTTAAGGGTTTATTAACgaggaacaatgataaagatcttgTTAGAATTAAGACTAGACATTTAAGAAAACTGCACAATCTTGGCTTAACTCCAGAATATGAAGTTGATAGCAGCAAAGTAATATTCAATTACTCAAATAGAAATTTATCTGAGGATGAAACAAAGCTACTATCTTTAGGTCTTGacttacgtccgctatcatctcccatgcactcacttatccgggatcattcactcaaaacaaatcatgaagtaaaattcgaggacttttcaatagtgagaaaaacacaagacttaatagatttaagaatcttagaatcactactgatcaaagaaataaaacccaacttaaataacaatgaaagttcagttactctatatacactgaagtattttacacaggttatcccttacccccacccccccccccaatcccccactcacaacggacatccagacattcaaacttccgcaaactgctgtcatgtcaacatgacaaagacacatactccacactacacctacggagaaaatacgtaagcccaatattcctttttttatgtcttatgttgataatcaacttgtgttttatatgttttgcgtttactattatttccattttgtttgttcttatttgcctttgtaattattattcaatattagtctAGATCAtgtgtattctcttacatgcagattctgatgatggacacagttattgatgtccgaaagctcaataaataaatgaatatacgcaagatgtggtttcc
Encoded proteins:
- the LOC138861416 gene encoding uncharacterized protein encodes the protein IRFPRGTSIVEILSNRYGRPVLLKYRETEKTDFKIKKLNLDIEFLQTCKNYNIIPKFLQFKVYNHRFTDTKIYRSWLFKLLNYEIRQKTKQLAHESGKYPLLLQNLRNLTSFLDFNCLKGLLTRNNDKDLVRIKTRHLRKLHNLGLTPEYEVDSSKVIFNYSNRNFSEDETKLLSLGLDFALPCKSPSFADHFLAFERLCHTVNNCQIIDNSESAKLKVFEKIASLANETFYDFKRHTHWLPSFSKAKYNALKSLKEDPNIIITRPDKGKGVVILERNEYITK